The following nucleotide sequence is from Candidatus Jordarchaeales archaeon.
GCGTTCAGCATTGCATTGTTAAGAGAAAGGTTCAACCATCCCCTCTTAAACGTAGCATTACTATAAGAGATTTTGTTTGTTACATTTTTATCAGGAACTAGACGATTCAATGTAGTATTCATTGTAGCATTCATAATATATACAAGCAAAGCTCCACTATATTGTACCTGAAGATAACAAGATACATTATATACTATGGTATTAATAGTTGATACAGGGAAAGACATAGCGAGTGTTGTGTAAGTAAATGGAATATTCGTAAAAAGAGTTACTCCCAATGTTCCCTTTCTGTCACCTTGCTTTATTGTTGCGTTTGGTGCTGTTATGTTTGTTATTGTTAGTGTTGTGTTTAGTATTCCCCAACCTTGCGGGCATGATATGTTGAAGCCGCTTTCGGTGTCTGCCTGACCTGGTGATGTGATATTTCCCGTTATTATTAGTGTGGCGTTAGTGTCTGCTCCCTGCCCTGTTATTGGGGTGTTTTTTGTTGCGGGTGTTGTTGTCATTGATATGGGTGTGATTATGTTTTGGTTTTGGATTATTATGGGGGTTAGGAGGATTAGGGTTAGTATTATTATTGATATTGTTTTTAGTTTCACAAGCCCTCCTCCTTTGAAGATTTCGCAATGATAATTTGTACAAAATATTCTCTTTCTCTTCTCTTATAAATAGTTAATTAGTTCTTTCTTTTTCTGGCTTTTGGTTAGTGTGTTTAGTTTTGTTTGTTACTGCGTGGTTGTCGTTTGTTTTTGTCGTTAGGTTGTGTGGTTGTTTGTTTTGGGTGGGTTTCGTTTTTGAACTTACTTTTTTGTTATTTTGGTGGTGTTTGTTTTCTTTTTGTTAGTTTAGCTTGTTTAAGTTCGTCTAGTTCTTTTTTGAGGGTTTTTAGCTCTTTTCTTGTTTTTTGGAGTTCTTCTCTTGTTTTTGCGTCGCTTATTATGGTGAGTTCTCTTATTTTTGTTCTTGTGAGTGTGCTGTCGATTATTGCTAGTCTTTGTTGGATGAGTTCTTTTTCGTGGCTCAGTTCTGGTGTTTCTTTGATTGCTTTTAGTGTTCTGAGTAAGTGTTCTTTTTCTTTTATAAGTTTTAGGATTTTTGTTTGTTGGATTCTGGTTATTTTTTGGGGGTCGAAGAGGGTGTTGAAGGAGTGGTCGAGGATTTCCCTGAATTCTTCTGTGTCTCCTCCTTTCCATTTTCCGAGTGCTGGTCCAGCTTCGGCTTCCACGAGCCTTACGAGTTCTCTGAACCTTCTTTTGACCCACTCGACCTCAAGTCTGCCAGCTGCTCCTGTGATGCACAGTGCTTCTATGAGTTCGCCTTCAACTCTGATGAATTTTCCGATCCCGGGTTTCTAGGGTGTTGAATCCTCCGATCTTCGTTTCTTCAGCGAAGCTTCTTACGGCTGAGATGAATCCTGAGACGAGTGCTTCGTCTATTTCTAGGGAGAGGACGTCGAAGCTCCAGAGTGGAAGACTGGTTTCCTTGTGGAAGATTAGTATGTTTTCTATGGAGCTTAATGCTCTGGTGGGTACCCTCAGCCTCTTGTAGGCTCTTCTGCCGCTGATTCCGCCGGCTATCGCAGCGATTAATGCGGCTCCCAGGATGGAGAACATGCGTGAGCTTTGCATGAATTGCAGGAGCTGTAGTGTGACGAGCATGAGTTCCAGTAAGTGGTCAGGAATCGGTGAGGGAGTATACTCGTAATAATAGACGCTCACCGTTTTTTTGCGTGGTGGCTATGCGGTTCCCCGACAAGGTTATGGTGAAGTTATATGGCCCTTCGCTGGGCGGCTTGAAGGCTATGAGGGTAGGTTCCGTTCTCGTAGTCGGTTACAGCTGCCTCGATCCGGCTTCCGTTAACGTAGAACACGTTCACGCTGGCGCCTGCAACTGGGAACCCGTATCGCTCCTTGAAACGTATATCTTAATCTTCACGACGCTTACGCTCTCAACGTGAACCAAACTTACGAAACAGGATGCTTGAGCTGAGACGCTGAAGTTCTTCTCTAGAAGCCCGACTTCTAGGCCACAGTAAACTAGCAGGCGGAGCACGTAGTTTCCGGGGTCTGCCACGCTCCATTCGAACGCGACGTTGCCTCCGCTGAAGCCTGCCTGGTTTGTGAAGACGACACCTCCCGACTCGTTAAGTACTGTTAGGTTTGCCGTGCCAGTTAGCGCGGAGCTAAGCGTGCCGTTTATGGTTAAGTTGTCCCTGACGACAGCTCCGCCCACCTCCACCGGGCTCCAACCTTTGTAGAGCGCGTAAACTTTGAGCTGGAAGAGGACGTTTGCCCCCCACACTGGATAACCCATGTGCCGTTTGTGGCCTCGAACAGCAACATTCCAGAATCGTTACGCAGGTATGGCGAGTTGGATATAATGTTGCCGTTGATGACGTTGAGCGCTTCACCCGTCAGGTTCCACCAGTCTGCGGGAATTGAGACATTGATAAACTTACCTGCTCCAGCCTCTGGGAACCCCTGGTCTCCCGTGGTTTCAACCGTAACGTTCCAATACGCAGACTGGTCGGGCATTACGGAGTAGACTGTTGCTGCGTTCACTTGCTTGTAGAATGTTGAGTCCGCCTGAGTAACGTTGAAGTATACTGTGCTCGTGTAGTTCGTTGAAGCATTAAAGTGCACGTACCCGTCCTGCGATGGAGGCAAACGAGCTGTTATCATACACTTACCATTTCCCCGCTGTCCTGGGACATCTTCAACAGTGAAGAAAGCCACGCCATCTAACCCAACTTTTAAGTCAACCTCACTCGGATAAACAAGCCCCGGTTCGACCACGACGCGCATCTTGAAATCTACAGGCATATAATTCCATGGTTTAGACGGAGACTTAATGTAGGCGTATCCGTCATTGTTGGAGTCGTCTTCCACGTATACCAGTAGGCAACCTTATCCACGCTTCCTTTAACTAGGACGAAGAACGTCTTATCATAAGTGTTGCTGGAGTTTAGAATGACCGAGGAAAAAGAGAAGTTTAGCCATCCTTCACTACCGGGAACTGGCAAATTGGCTTGAGCTAATACCGCCGATCCGGGTTCCGGAAATCCCGATGACTCATTAAACGATGCATTCGCAACGTAAAGAGTAATCATCTTTGCAACACTAAGAGTAATAGAACTAGAAGGATTTATGTATATTGAGATTCGGTTGAGGTTCACTGTGTCTGTTGGAATTCTGAAGGACATTGCTAATAAGGTGTTGACACTAATCTCTTGGGAGCTTGTGTTCCCAGGTCTTTCTCTTGTCTTTATTGTTGCGTTTGGTGCTGTTATGTTTGTTATTGTTAGTGTTGTGTTTAGTATTCCCCAACCTTGCGGGCATGATATGTTGAAGCCGCTTTCGGTGTCTGCCTGACCGGGGCTTGTACTATTACCGGTTATTATTAGCGTGGCATTAATGTCTGCTTCCTGACCCATTATGGTTGCAGTGTTTTTAGTGGAAAGTGTTGTTGCCGTGTGAAAAGTTGTTGGGTTTGGTGTGAAGATGGTTTAATGAAAAGAGGGTTAGTGCCAGAGTTAGTGTTAGCGTTAAGATAAGAGATTTTTATGTCTTTTTCATTGCGATTTTTTCAATAAGAGCGCCCCCCTCCAAGGTCCCGCGACAATCTAGAAAATAAATATCCAGTTTTATAAGTTTGTTAATTACACGTTGCTATTTTGGCTGTTAAGTAAGGGTTATTTGTCCCTAAGTTGATTTCTTGTTTTTGGTGGTTGTTTTGCAGTTGGAGATTGTTGAGCCTGGTGAGCTTCTCGATGTTGATGGTCGGCTGAGGGTGCGTGGCTGGGCTCGCCGCCCTATTCTTCGTTATGAGAGGGGTAGGGTTCGCGCTCCGTGGTGTAGGATAAAGGAGTGGGATTACTACTGTGTGCTCTGTTCAAGGTACGGTTTTGCTTTGACTTGCGCTGACCTAGGTTATTTGGGTTTGGTTTCGGCTGTTTGGCTTGACTTCGAGGAGGGGGGCTTTCACCAGGAGAGTAGGATGGTTCTTCTTCCTCGTGGTAGGATGGGGCTTCCAGAGAGCTCTGGGGAGGGTGATGTGGTTTATGAGGACGGGCGTGTGAGTTTGAGGTTTCTTAAAAGGGGGGTGGAGAGGAGACTGATTGTTGAGTGGCCGGGCTTCATGAACGGTGGTGGCTTGAGCGTTAATGTTGGGCTCAGCGAGGATCCAGGAGCAGACAGCATGGTGATTGTTGTTCCCTTCAAGAATCCGAGGCAATTCTACTATAATAGGAAGGTTAACTGTATGCCCGCTGAGGGTGTCGTCGTGGTGAATGGTGAAGTGAAACAGTTCGGTGGGCGAGACTGCTTCGGTGTCCTTGACTGGGGTCGGGGCGTGTGGCCCTACAAGTGTGAGTGGTATTGGGGTTCCCTTTCGACTAGGCTTGAGGATGGAAGGGTTTTCGGGTTCAACATTGGTTACGGATTTGGGGACACGTCAGCGGCGACCGAGAACATCGTGTTCGTGGATGGAAGGGGGCATAAGCTTGACCAGGTGACGTTCCACTTCGACAGAAAGGATTACTTGAAGCCCTGGACTTTCACGAGCAACGACGGAAGATTCGAGATGACCATGGAACCCATACTTGACAGGTGCTCTAAAACGAACCTCCTGGTGCTCAAGAGTGTGCAGCACCAGGTTTTCGGAAAGTTCACGGGGCGAGTAATTCTGGACGACGGCTCAGAAGTGAGGGTGAGGGACGCGGTGGGCTTTGCAGAGTACGTCGTAAACAGGTGGTGAAAGGTTAAAGCTACCCGGTGGAGGTTCGCGTTCCTCGAAGGCAAAGGGTTGCTGGTCCCTTAGGGGAGGGTCTTCTATGGAAGAAGTATGGCTTTTATGAATGTCTGGTAGAATTTTTTGTCGATTGAAAGCTCTACGTAATGGATTTTCTCCAAAAGTTCTTCAGCCTCCTTTCTTACTTTTGTCGACTTTAGGGCCATTTTCGCCCCTCCAACCGCGGTGTCGCCTGCAAAGACTATTTTTCCCGTTTCCACGTCTGGAAGCAAGCCTATGACCTTGGCGCTCTCGATGTCTATGTGTTTTCCGAAGGAGCCTGCAATGTATATTCGGTCGAGCTGCTGGGGGGTTATTCCCATGTTCTCCATAAGGGTCTGCCAGCCTGACCTTATAGCTGCTTTGGCGAGAAGGAACTCGTTGATATCCTTCTCGGTGACTGTTATGGGCCTCCCGCTTTCGGTTTCATCGCCCCACGCCACCACGAACACCGGCACTTTGTCGCGCACTATTCTCTCGTGTTCCACAATGAACTTGCCGTTCCTTCCTATGATCCCAGCCTTGTAAAGCTCTGCTATAAGCTCGATCATTCCGCTCCCACAGATTCCCTTGGGCCTCGCTCCTCCCACAACCTCGTAGTAGACTTTTGTTCCCTCCAAACGCACACTCTCTATGGCTCCAGTGACAGCTTTCATGCCGTGGGTTATGTGTGCTCCTTCAAACGCCGGTCCTGAGGGGGCGGAGCAGGCGAATATTCCATCCCGGTTTCCTATCATTATCTCGGTGTTCGTCCCAACATCTATGACCATGCTCATCTCGCTCTTCTTGTGAACTCCAGTGATTAGTATGTCGGCTACAGCGTCCGCCCCTACGAAGCCAGCTATGATTGGAAGAGAAGTAACGCGGCCGTTTGGATTTATTTCGACGCCGAGCTCGTGCGCCGGGGCGCTTATGATGCCTCTCACCACGGGGACGAATGGGGAGACGCCGACATACTTTGGGCTTATGCCGAAGAGAAGATGGTG
It contains:
- a CDS encoding DUF2804 domain-containing protein, giving the protein MQLEIVEPGELLDVDGRLRVRGWARRPILRYERGRVRAPWCRIKEWDYYCVLCSRYGFALTCADLGYLGLVSAVWLDFEEGGFHQESRMVLLPRGRMGLPESSGEGDVVYEDGRVSLRFLKRGVERRLIVEWPGFMNGGGLSVNVGLSEDPGADSMVIVVPFKNPRQFYYNRKVNCMPAEGVVVVNGEVKQFGGRDCFGVLDWGRGVWPYKCEWYWGSLSTRLEDGRVFGFNIGYGFGDTSAATENIVFVDGRGHKLDQVTFHFDRKDYLKPWTFTSNDGRFEMTMEPILDRCSKTNLLVLKSVQHQVFGKFTGRVILDDGSEVRVRDAVGFAEYVVNRW
- a CDS encoding ASKHA domain-containing protein, which produces MSVTVTFEPEGRKVRSKPASILEIARSAGVSLRSDCGGKGVCGKCRVVLTGGRAEVNPPTSVELKYLNGEELASGYRLACQAYVSEGSLTVLVPLESRMAARKIAEVSIEQEVPLEPAVVKVPLRLPKPSLSDIRPDFERLRDALIHYTHLMPVGVDLQLVRKLPEVLRGADWCVTAVLWNGRLLDVEAGDTSTEKYGLGLDVGSSKIVCHLVDLNSGETLARGGVENPQVAYGEDVVSRITYASKGEDNLKRLQRVVVGAINSLVEDVCGRAGVKKDRVYEAVVVGNTVMHHLLFGISPKYVGVSPFVPVVRGIISAPAHELGVEINPNGRVTSLPIIAGFVGADAVADILITGVHKKSEMSMVIDVGTNTEIMIGNRDGIFACSAPSGPAFEGAHITHGMKAVTGAIESVRLEGTKVYYEVVGGARPKGICGSGMIELIAELYKAGIIGRNGKFIVEHERIVRDKVPVFVVAWGDETESGRPITVTEKDINEFLLAKAAIRSGWQTLMENMGITPQQLDRIYIAGSFGKHIDIESAKVIGLLPDVETGKIVFAGDTAVGGAKMALKSTKVRKEAEELLEKIHYVELSIDKKFYQTFIKAILLP